A region of Carassius auratus strain Wakin chromosome 11, ASM336829v1, whole genome shotgun sequence DNA encodes the following proteins:
- the LOC113110659 gene encoding uncharacterized protein LOC113110659 yields MRNQRAKVQQGNECTSSRQFLTMDGLDEVAICTLKAANIGEDILPTLTRDDIRDLFPGPEHFLRRKAIWLIIHKEEQEHTIPVEPQGSSADDEHNGSPKRDDPSTSKFLKLPSPEYVLFTDSELQHVRRAYFEQQRLGKEGEVTLSKELFCRLIRNTMTNMISIARASSDDYKYPTKHEVIAMAKRLVEYYPMIKDKSTGSSHEWDTVAKKLLKRLSNIRSPVKAKHPPSKRARLNEVLSAAVASDYDADSSASTVHLSPPSRSSTPQQEIDSIDEASDGPDNSLDSQKTQARHYRTLQEMYKAKKPNKAAVTHLLDLEFQSRRNFIDSNALKEQDRPTKILQAYPCFKELDHVMDELRRVIEPNNSQYTSEVKGRWENFYSKVQFYGVMKKVMKPPRTLNGVEHAIAVFTALPLLFPSGSAAPKKLVPISEALFHVLTPSEDPDTYIHRRVLSSPVLLIGEQNCIVVVGTTPVVTFEKDLLYEGPLYLLAYYYAFHLTYPKCIATLLSVLQTQVLGDVIHEQDATSSYKKAIHEWKMFVE; encoded by the exons ATGCGCAATCAGCGCGCAAAAGTGCAGCAAGGAAACGAATGCACTTCCTCCCGCCAGTTTCTCACGATGGACGGACTCGATGAAGTTGCGATTTGTACTCTAAAAG CTGCTAACATTGGGGAAGACATTTTACCAACTCTCACACGGGATGATATCCGAGATCTCTTTCCTGGTCCTGAGCACTTCCTGCGACGCAAAGCCATTTGGCTTATTATTCATAAGGAAGAAcag gaGCACACCATTCCTGTTGAACCCCAAGGTTCATCAGCTGATGATGAACATAATGGAAGTCCAAAAAGAGATGACCCCAGCACTTCAAAGTTTTTGAAGTTACCCAGCCCAGAATACGTTCTCTTCACTGATAGTGAACTACAACATGTGAGACGTGCATACTTCGAGCAGCAACGTCTTGGAAAAGAGGGTGAAGTCACCTTATCAAAGGAGCTCTTCTGCCGACTCATCCGAAATACCATGACAAATATGATATCTATTGCAAGAGCCTCTTCAGATGACTACAAATATCCCACTAAACATGAAGTTATTGCCATGGCAAAGCGGTTAGTGGAATACTACCCTATGATAAAAGATAAGTCAACTGGATCAAGTCATGAGTGG GACACTGTTGCCAAAAAGCTCTTGAAGCGACTTTCAAATATCCGAAGTCCTGTGAAGGCCAAACACCCTCCATCCAAGAGAGCACGTCTGAATGAAGTACTGTCTGCTGCAGTGGCAAGTGACTATGATGCTGATTCCAGTGCATCAACAGTTCATCTGTCACCACCTTCAAGATCAAGCACCCCACAGCAAGAAATTGACAGCATTGATGAAGCAT CCGACGGTCCAGACAACAGCCTTGACAGCCAGAAAACACAGGCACGACATTACAGGACTCTACAAGAAATGTACAAAGCAAAGAAGCCAAACAAAGCTGCTGTAACTCATCTATTAGACCTGGAGTTCCAGTCCAGAAGAAATTTCATTGACTCAAATGCTTTGAAGGAGCAAGACCGACCCACAAAAATTTTACAGGCATACCCGTGCTTCAAAGAACTGGACCAT GTAATGGATGAACTGCGGAGAGTCATTGAGCCAAACAATAGCCAATACACTTCTGAGGTGAAAGGCAGGTGGGAGAACTTCTACTCCAAGGTTCAGTTTTATGGCGTCATGAAGAAAGTCATGAAGCCTCCAAGGACATTAAATGGAG tTGAACATGCCATTGCAGTTTTTACTGCCCTGCCACTGCTCTTCCCATCTGGCTCTGCAGCACCTAAGAAACTGGTCCCAATCAGTGAGGCTCTTTTCCACGTCCTCACG CCCTCTGAGGATCCTGATACCTACATCCACCGGCGTGTGCTTTCTAGTCCTGTCTTGCTGATTGGTGAGCAGAACTGCATTGTGGTTGTAGGTACAACTCCAGTTGTAACTTTTGAGAAAGATTTGCTCTACGAGGGACCTCTCTACCTCCTGGCCTATTACTATGCATTTCACCTGACATATCCCAAGTGTATTGCCACACTCTTGTCTGTGTTACAAACACAAGTACTTGGAGATGTCATCCACGAGCAGGATGCAACCTCCTCGTACAAGAAGGCCATTCATGAATGGAAAATGTTTGTTGAGTAA
- the LOC113110642 gene encoding uncharacterized protein LOC113110642, which yields MIWRCIICYVFVALTLKSLLSHINSAHSRSPDFRLVCGIDGCTKEYRVYNSFWYHIRRTHSQYLDGVSSSRSHRRERSAQHEAFGEPRKTDSNNLWTYSERTLEAQDTWKSSDSPDNEKTLENSVDLQTSLLVPVEHFGDFDAFDTGESVFSGLSSNTVLRSHPNLEAQDVLLNETSDSNPTLPIPNRPSDDSSSSCLHQETMNDELSSDDVLSRHATAIVMTAREKHHLSQSGVNDVVAEVQAYQAQLLNSLRSQLQTVFNRHAGSELQREALGLFDSFKDPFAAVSTSYRQDSVIKEKFNFVEAEEVSVGLAVCRQKRKKQRDLAIKNKCFHYIPLIKSLEQLMSHPKIFAMINGGSQKCSSGYFYDIIDGELMLSHPLFSSRPSALQIILYSDEIEICNPLGSQASKNKLLMFYYTLGNINPKYRSKLASIRLLAIAKQSELSECGVDAILARLHEDLVKLYNGVKIHLPCGEHEIYGAVVSVCGDTLAQHELCGFKEGVGFAYSKCRHCECSFEDMQMFFNDENFEQRTLERHIRQCSDIEKASTEYLRNSLKTTYGINRRSKVMDFPAFNLIHQTPQDIMHVILEGIAPLEIKCILKQLVLLGQLDLDAFNADIIGFPYSPQDTRDRPSPIAYSTLASNDNKLKQSSGQMLVLLKIVPFLLDVIKGTAYFSFILELLEIVQILFSPVISLETTDKLKVLIEQHLKHFKDLFSENNITPKQHYLIHVPSQIKLLGPMLRHMCMRFESKHCFFKKWVSKVNFKNVCKSLIKHNQMFECCQNVNRSNHPIFGSECVLGPVSEVKNMAYLKGKVRDYFGVDQIDHAVSVKWITLNGNKYISEKTLVVCMANGSSLPEFGLVRNIFVINSSLYCFECQIYSTVCFDRDYMSYKIEVPNLAEATELVNADNLVDFTPYYILSHRDITYVPVKYYLGDVIELHKASSV from the exons ATGATTTGGCGCTGCATAATTTGTTATGTGTTTGTGGCTCTTACTCTCAAATCTTTATTGAGTCACATAAATTCTGCACATAGTCGTAGTCCAGATTTCCGTCTGGTTTGTGGAATAGATGGGTGCACTAAAGAGTACCGAGTCTACAACTCTTTTTGGTATCACATCAGACGAACACACTCACAATATCTAGACGGCGTGAGTAGCAGCAGATCACATCGGAGAGAGAGATCAGCACAACACGAGGCATTCGGTGAACCTAGAAAAACGGACAGCAACAACTTGTGGACATATAGTGAACGAACGCTGGAGGCTCAGGATACTTGGAAGTCAAGTGACAGTCCGGATAATGAAAAGACACTGGAAAATAGTGTGGATTTGCAAACCTCTCTTCTTGTTCCTGTGGAACATTTTGGTGATTTTGATGCTTTTGACACTGGTGAATCAGTTTTCTCTGGCTTAAGCAGTAACACCGTTTTGCGGTCTCATCCGAACCTGGAAGCACAGGATGTCCTACTAAATGAAACTTCAGATTCGAATCCCACTCTACCTATTCCAAACAGGCCTTCTGATGACTCAAGTTCCTCATGCCTCCACCAAGAAACCATG AATGACGAATTATCAAGTGATGATGTGCTATCCAGACATGCCACTGCTATTGTGATGACTGCTAGAGAGAAACATCATCTCTCACAG agtgGTGTGAATGATGTTGTGGCTGAGGTTCAGGCGTATCAAGCTCAGTTACTGAACAgcttgaggagtcagctacaaaCAGTATTCAACAGACATGCAGGAAGTGAACTTCAGCGAGAAGCTTTGGGACTCTTTGACTCCTTTAAAGATCCATTTGCTGCAGTTTCAACATCATATAGACAGGACagtgtcataaaagaaaaattcaatTTTGTGGAAGCAGAAGAGGTTTCAGTCGGATTAGCAGTATGTcgtcagaaaagaaaaaaacaaagagacctcgcaataaaaaacaaatgtttccaTTATATACCCCTGATAAAGAGTTTAGAACAATTAATGTCTCATCCAAAAATCTTTGCCATGATAAATGGTGGATCTCAGAAATGCAGCAGTGgatatttttatgacatcataGATGGTGAACTAATGCTTTCACACCCTTTATTTTCTTCTAGACCCTCTGCTTTACAGATAATTCTTTATTCAGATGAAATCGAAATTTGCAATCCACTTGGGTCTCAAGCTTCAAAGAATAAGTTGCTCATGTTTTACTACACTTTGGGAAACATTAATCCAAAGTACAGGTCAAAATTAGCTTCAATCCGCCTTCTTGCTATTGCAAAGCAAAGTGAACTCTCAGAATGTGGAGTTGATGCCATATTGGCAAGATTGCATGAGGACTTGGTCAAGCTATATAATGGCGTGAAGATTCATCTTCCATGTGGTGAACATGAGATATATGGAGCAGTGGTTTCCGTATGTGGAGATACTTTAGCTCAACATGAGTTATGTGGATTTAAAGAGGGTGTGGGCTTTGCATACAGTAAATGCCGACATTGTGAATGTTCTTTTGAAgacatgcaaatgttttttaatgatgaAAACTTTGAGCAAAGAACACTGGAAAGACATATTCGACAGTGTAGTGACATTGAGAAAGCCAGTACTGAATATCTCAggaacagccttaaaactacatatGGAATAAACCGAAGGAGCAAAGTAATGGATTTCCCTGCCTTTAATTTAATCCATCAAACTCCTCAAGATATAATGCATGTAATTCTTGAGGGCATTGCTCCTTTGGAAATTAAGTGTATCCTGAAACAATTGGTGCTTTTGGGACAACTGGACCTTGATGCTTTCAATGCAGATATAATTGGATTCCCATACTCTCCACAAGATACTAGAGATAGGCCTAGCCCTATTGCGTACAGTACATTAGCTTCCAATGACAACAAACTGAAGCAGTCATCGGGTCAAATGCTTGTTTTACTCAAAATAGTGCCCTTTCTATTGGATGTGATTAAAGGTACTGCATATTTTTCCTTCATTCTTGAGCTTCTGGAGATTGTTCAAATTTTGTTTTCACCTGTTATTAGCCTTGAGACTACTGATAAGTTGAAAGTACTTATTGAACAGCATCTTAAACATTTTAAGGATCTTTTCTCAGAAAACAACATTACACCTAAACAGCATTACTTGATTCATGTTCCATCCCAGATTAAACTGTTGGGACCAATGCTCCGTCACATGTGCATGAGATTCGAAtccaaacattgtttttttaaaaaatgggTTTCAAAAGTAAATTTCAAAAATGTCTGTAAGTCCTTAATTAAGCACAaccaaatgtttgaatgttgtcAGAATGTAAACCGTTCCAACCACCCGATTTTTGGCAGTGAATGTGTATTGGGACCAGTATCAGAAGTAAAAAACATGGCGTATTTGAAAGGAAAAGTAAGGGACTACTTTGGAGTTGATCAGATAGACCATGCAGTGTCTGTTAAGTGGATTACTTTAAATGGAAACAAATACATTAGTGAAAAAACATTAGTAGTGTGTATGGCAAATGGTAGTAGTCTACCGGAATTTGGACTTGTGAGGAACAtatttgtcataaattcatctttgTATTGTTTTGAATGTCAGATTTACAGTACAGTCTGTTTTGACAGAGACTACATGTCTTATAAAATTGAGGTTCCCAACCTGGCAGAGGCAACTGAACTAGTGAATGCAGACAACCTTGTTGACTTCACACCGTATTACATTTTAAGTCACAGGGACATTACATACGTCCCTGTGAAATATTACCTCGGAGATGTGATTGAATTACATAAAGCCTCAAGTGTGTGA